The Pseudomonadota bacterium nucleotide sequence GGCGCTTCGCACGATCCTCTCGGCAGCATCGACGAAGCTTCGCAAGCGCTCCGTGCTCGAGATACTGGAGTAGGTCCTTGTGGCGGAAGGCGGCGTGATGGGCGGCGGCAACTTCATACGCTGCGGCCGCATCGGCCGCGCGGTCGGCCTCAAGGGCGAGTGCGCGGTCCACTGGATGAGCGGCGCAAGCCCGGTGGGCGCCGGCGGCCGGATCATCCTGGAAGACTCAAAGGGGAAGGGCAGGATCGGTTACACGGTGGCGGCCTTGCGAAAGCACGGCCGCTCTAATTTTGTCCGGCTCGAAGGGGTCTCCGACAGGGCCGCGGCGGAGCTGCTCACGAACTCGGCGGTATTCATAAGCAAGGAGACGCTCGTCGAGCTCCCGGCGGGCCAGTACTACTGCCACGAGATAGAGGGGATGGAGGTCGTGACCGAGGACGGAACGCCCCTGGGGCGCGTTGCGCGCATATTCGCCGCAGGGGGCAGCGACGTATACGAGGTCGTCTCTGAAGGCGGCGAGGAGCTCCTCGTCCCCGCCATCGACAGC carries:
- the rimM gene encoding 16S rRNA processing protein RimM, with the protein product MAEGGVMGGGNFIRCGRIGRAVGLKGECAVHWMSGASPVGAGGRIILEDSKGKGRIGYTVAALRKHGRSNFVRLEGVSDRAAAELLTNSAVFISKETLVELPAGQYYCHEIEGMEVVTEDGTPLGRVARIFAAGGSDVYEVVSEGGEELLVPAIDSVVLSIDVEKKRIVIRPLDGMLDDNK